The following are from one region of the Ignavibacteriota bacterium genome:
- a CDS encoding DUF2029 domain-containing protein yields the protein MSVFKNRIAKSIAHYKIYILWIVCLLLFTFLIFHIINNLTKSTHGFAAYYTASRLFLNGEKISNFYNDDWFSSKVEDYVPGVYEIYLVNIPTTVFIVLPFSAFDYETARIIWIIINFLLLIFTVVFIIRKLDFTSYWVPIVFITFLVFQPLYTNFSYAQVYIFILFLLVLSWHAYNTDNQKLLGVLLGLLFLLKTAGVIIWLLLVIKKKWKSLIWILITMATLILITLPFIGIESWFAYSNRLLGYTSNSELAVTAYQTIHSFFHHLFMFDKYWNPYPVENIPILASTLTIFFSIAVMIITAFTAINFKSPDLEFSFLIVAGTILNPASIDYHFVLLLIPIIISIDVLRKNHSGNLWILLFISFSLIALKLPYTSLKITKGFTAVFAYPKLYGSLGMLIFFLLFYYRSKNERNKT from the coding sequence ATGTCGGTTTTCAAAAATCGGATCGCAAAAAGTATAGCCCATTACAAAATATATATACTTTGGATTGTCTGTCTTTTGCTCTTCACATTTTTAATATTTCACATCATAAACAATTTAACTAAGTCAACACACGGGTTTGCCGCTTACTATACAGCATCACGATTATTTCTGAATGGAGAAAAGATAAGTAATTTTTATAATGATGATTGGTTCAGTTCAAAAGTTGAGGATTATGTTCCGGGAGTGTATGAAATTTATCTCGTGAATATCCCAACAACAGTTTTTATCGTCTTACCATTTTCAGCATTTGATTACGAGACTGCCCGAATCATCTGGATAATAATTAATTTTCTGCTTCTTATTTTTACTGTCGTATTCATTATCAGGAAATTAGATTTCACAAGTTACTGGGTCCCGATAGTATTTATCACATTTCTTGTATTTCAACCGTTATATACAAATTTCTCGTACGCTCAGGTTTATATTTTTATTTTATTCCTGTTGGTATTGTCCTGGCATGCATATAATACTGATAATCAGAAATTGCTTGGAGTTCTTCTTGGTCTCCTTTTCTTGCTCAAAACTGCAGGAGTAATAATCTGGTTACTGCTCGTGATTAAAAAAAAATGGAAGAGCCTGATCTGGATTTTAATTACAATGGCAACATTAATATTAATTACACTACCTTTTATCGGAATTGAAAGCTGGTTTGCTTATAGCAATCGGCTATTAGGTTATACTTCCAATTCTGAATTGGCGGTTACTGCGTATCAGACAATACACAGTTTCTTTCATCATCTGTTTATGTTCGATAAATATTGGAATCCATATCCGGTTGAAAATATTCCGATACTGGCTTCAACACTAACGATATTCTTCAGCATCGCAGTAATGATTATCACTGCTTTTACGGCTATAAATTTCAAATCACCGGATCTTGAATTTTCTTTCCTTATAGTTGCAGGGACGATATTAAATCCTGCGTCAATTGATTATCATTTTGTGCTATTATTAATTCCAATAATAATATCTATTGATGTGCTTCGAAAAAATCATTCAGGAAATTTGTGGATTTTGCTTTTTATTTCATTTTCTCTCATCGCATTGAAACTGCCATACACCTCTTTAAAGATAACTAAAGGATTTACTGCGGTATTTGCATATCCGAAATTGTATGGTTCACTTGGAATGTTAATTTTTTTCCTGCTGTTTTATTACCGCTCAAAGAATGAAAGAAATAAAACATAA
- a CDS encoding radical SAM protein, whose protein sequence is MCDIWKGNHNVKQLEESDISKMLDSFRKLNTKEIVMSGGEALMHPNFFRFCGIIKTRKIKITLLSTGLLLKKYASEILANVDEVIVSLDGSRDIHDKIRNIPNAFEKLKEGVQELKELNPEFRVTARSVIQKENYLDFPNIVDAAKDIGLDQISFLTADVTTDAFNRAELWEEKKVSEIKLSIEEVKKLKEIIESLIISHSVDFERKFIAESPDKIRRFYNYYAAFYGLSDFPKISCNAPWVSTVIEADGTVRPCFFHKKIGNIHENDLMEILNSDESILFRKNLDMNTDSICKKCVCYLKLSPLAKI, encoded by the coding sequence ATGTGTGATATCTGGAAAGGAAATCATAATGTAAAGCAGCTTGAAGAATCTGATATTTCGAAAATGCTCGATTCATTTCGGAAATTGAATACCAAGGAAATCGTTATGTCCGGCGGAGAGGCTCTTATGCATCCGAACTTTTTCAGATTTTGCGGGATAATTAAAACAAGAAAAATTAAAATCACTCTGCTTTCAACAGGATTGTTATTAAAGAAATATGCATCGGAAATATTAGCAAATGTAGATGAGGTAATTGTTTCACTGGATGGTTCAAGAGATATTCACGATAAAATCAGAAATATTCCAAATGCATTTGAGAAATTAAAAGAAGGAGTTCAGGAATTAAAAGAACTAAATCCTGAATTCAGAGTAACAGCCCGAAGTGTAATTCAGAAAGAAAACTATTTGGACTTCCCAAATATTGTTGATGCTGCAAAAGACATCGGATTGGATCAAATCAGTTTTCTCACCGCTGATGTTACAACTGATGCTTTTAACCGTGCAGAATTGTGGGAAGAGAAAAAAGTCAGCGAAATAAAATTATCAATTGAAGAAGTGAAAAAATTAAAAGAGATAATAGAATCGCTAATCATTTCTCATTCGGTAGATTTTGAACGTAAATTCATTGCTGAATCACCGGATAAAATCAGAAGATTCTATAATTATTATGCTGCATTTTATGGATTGAGTGATTTCCCCAAAATAAGCTGTAATGCGCCCTGGGTTTCAACAGTAATTGAAGCTGACGGAACGGTCCGTCCTTGTTTCTTTCATAAAAAAATCGGGAATATTCATGAAAATGATTTAATGGAAATATTAAATTCCGATGAATCAATTTTGTTTAGAAAAAATCTTGATATGAATACCGATTCAATATGTAAAAAGTGTGTTTGTTATCTTAAACTATCACCACTCGCTAAAATTTAA
- a CDS encoding response regulator transcription factor translates to MINVAIVEDNDTIREGLAVLINGTNGYKCVGSFRDCESFLLKLNTLDANVVLMDIALPGINGIEGIRESKKIKPDIDILMLTIYEDSEKVFDALCTGACGYLVKKTPPLKLLEAIKEVYEGGSPMSSQIAWQVITAFKESKDTKMEQQEFELSPREKEVLTLLAGGNNYQQIANQLFISVDTVRHHIKNIYKKLHVHTQSEAVAKAIRKKII, encoded by the coding sequence ATGATTAATGTAGCTATAGTTGAAGATAATGACACAATAAGAGAAGGTTTAGCTGTTCTGATAAATGGAACGAATGGATACAAATGTGTTGGATCATTCAGAGATTGTGAAAGTTTTCTTCTTAAACTAAACACACTGGATGCTAATGTTGTATTAATGGATATTGCTTTACCCGGAATAAATGGTATTGAAGGAATCAGAGAGTCAAAAAAAATAAAACCTGATATTGATATTTTAATGCTCACAATTTATGAGGATAGTGAGAAGGTTTTTGATGCTTTGTGTACGGGTGCTTGCGGGTATTTAGTAAAAAAAACTCCTCCGCTAAAATTACTTGAAGCAATTAAAGAAGTTTATGAAGGTGGATCCCCAATGAGCAGCCAGATTGCCTGGCAAGTCATCACTGCTTTTAAAGAATCAAAAGACACAAAGATGGAACAACAGGAATTCGAATTGAGTCCCAGAGAAAAGGAAGTCCTGACTTTATTGGCTGGCGGGAATAATTATCAGCAAATTGCCAATCAGTTATTCATAAGTGTTGATACCGTCCGTCATCATATTAAAAATATCTATAAAAAATTACACGTACATACACAGTCTGAAGCTGTGGCAAAAGCAATTCGTAAAAAAATTATCTGA
- a CDS encoding DUF4301 family protein, whose amino-acid sequence MHSNQTEEIRKELSLEKNLDIPIDSIIEQLKIFENGVPWIKLYKPCNIGNGVKVFNDFEKDEYIGRFQSAQDQGRVIKFVPASGAATRMFQKLLAVTANPDNSDYNKISEKAARGDSECKATLEFFDNIRHFAFYEDLKNTLIKDGRDPEELISQKSISELINYTCNSDGLNYAHLPKGSILFHSYSDGSRTAFEEHLVEAINYASGKDKTVKIHFTISPEHEAEIKNLFKEIYSKYNRLGWIFDVSFSFQSSETNTVSATVDNKIFRDADGKILFRPGGHGALLNNLNELNEEIVLIKNIDNIVPDQIKTETYRYKKIIGGYLIYLQSKIFELLNKLDSEDVSETVIKEAVALIKTEFELDLSAKLNTKSSDEWKKYFFDLLNRPIRVCGMVRREGHPGGSPFWIEDLNGEISKQIVESTQVNLSDKKQASIFDEATHFNPVDLACGIKDYKGRLFELKKFVNPDTGLITNKSKGGKELKALELPGLWNGGMYYWLTVFVEVPKITFNPVKEVNDLLKPEHQPAENKANN is encoded by the coding sequence ATGCACTCCAATCAAACAGAAGAAATTCGAAAGGAACTTAGTTTAGAGAAGAATCTTGATATTCCCATCGATTCAATAATCGAACAATTGAAAATATTTGAGAACGGCGTACCCTGGATTAAACTCTATAAACCTTGTAATATCGGCAATGGAGTAAAAGTTTTTAATGATTTTGAAAAAGATGAATATATCGGTCGGTTTCAATCAGCTCAGGACCAAGGCAGAGTAATTAAATTTGTTCCGGCTTCAGGTGCAGCTACAAGAATGTTTCAGAAATTATTAGCAGTTACTGCTAACCCGGATAATTCGGATTATAATAAGATATCTGAGAAAGCCGCAAGAGGCGATTCAGAATGTAAAGCAACTTTGGAATTTTTTGATAACATCAGACACTTTGCTTTCTATGAAGACTTAAAGAATACTCTAATCAAGGATGGCAGAGACCCGGAAGAATTAATTAGTCAGAAGAGCATTTCCGAATTGATTAATTACACGTGCAATTCTGATGGTTTAAATTATGCACATCTTCCGAAAGGCTCAATATTGTTTCATTCATATTCTGATGGATCAAGAACCGCTTTTGAAGAACATCTCGTAGAAGCGATAAACTATGCATCAGGAAAAGATAAAACAGTAAAAATACATTTTACTATCTCACCTGAACATGAAGCTGAAATTAAAAACCTATTCAAAGAAATTTATAGTAAATACAACAGACTTGGATGGATCTTTGATGTCAGCTTTTCATTTCAAAGTTCTGAAACAAATACGGTATCAGCAACAGTTGATAATAAAATATTCAGAGACGCAGACGGAAAAATTCTCTTCAGACCCGGAGGTCATGGTGCATTGCTGAATAATCTGAATGAGTTAAATGAAGAAATTGTTCTCATTAAAAATATCGATAACATAGTTCCTGATCAGATTAAAACAGAAACATATCGATATAAAAAAATTATCGGCGGTTACCTGATTTATCTTCAAAGCAAGATTTTTGAACTATTAAATAAACTTGATAGTGAAGATGTTTCTGAAACAGTAATAAAGGAAGCTGTTGCATTAATTAAGACAGAATTTGAATTGGATCTATCGGCAAAGCTGAATACAAAATCTTCAGATGAATGGAAAAAGTATTTCTTCGATCTTCTGAATCGTCCGATCAGGGTTTGCGGAATGGTAAGAAGAGAGGGGCATCCGGGAGGAAGTCCATTCTGGATTGAAGATCTGAATGGAGAAATATCAAAACAAATTGTTGAATCAACACAGGTAAATCTTTCTGATAAAAAACAGGCTTCAATATTTGACGAGGCAACTCACTTTAATCCAGTTGATCTTGCTTGCGGAATCAAAGATTATAAAGGCAGATTATTCGAACTAAAAAAATTTGTAAATCCGGATACAGGATTAATAACTAATAAATCAAAAGGGGGTAAAGAATTAAAGGCACTTGAACTTCCGGGATTATGGAATGGCGGAATGTATTACTGGTTAACAGTATTTGTTGAAGTTCCTAAAATCACTTTTAATCCGGTTAAAGAAGTCAACGATTTGTTGAAGCCCGAACATCAACCTGCAGAAAATAAAGCTAATAATTAA
- a CDS encoding 1-aminocyclopropane-1-carboxylate deaminase/D-cysteine desulfhydrase, with the protein MNIQPNTLEELASIAQATPIVEIRDTLLNENKISLYIKREDLNHPALSGNKWHKLKYNIREAIELGKKTLLTFGGAYSNHIYAAAAAGRIFNFRTIGLIRGEEHLPLNTTLTFAKENGMELYYLDRTAYRQKNSSQVIQNLRDRFGDFYLIPEGGTNELAVKGCSELIGKMDLHFDYICCPCGTGGTLAGLVSGLNGKKYALGFSVLKGASFLKDNVRNLLNNAGYDLLTNWNINLDYHFGGYAKVSKELIEFINTFYSNTKIPIEPIYTGKMIYGIYDLISKGFFEHGTRIIAVHTGGLQGLSGLQSKIKKGTLYELDFLRQYQ; encoded by the coding sequence ATGAATATTCAACCAAATACTTTAGAAGAATTAGCCAGCATCGCTCAAGCCACTCCGATAGTTGAGATTCGTGATACATTGCTAAATGAAAATAAAATATCACTCTATATTAAAAGAGAAGACTTGAATCATCCGGCACTATCCGGTAATAAATGGCATAAACTCAAGTACAACATTCGGGAAGCAATTGAGCTTGGGAAAAAAACTTTACTGACTTTCGGCGGAGCTTACTCAAATCATATTTACGCTGCTGCAGCCGCAGGAAGGATTTTTAATTTCAGAACTATAGGGCTGATCCGGGGAGAAGAACATCTACCGTTAAATACAACTCTAACTTTTGCAAAAGAAAATGGCATGGAACTTTATTATTTGGACAGAACAGCATACCGGCAAAAGAATTCTTCTCAGGTTATTCAGAATTTAAGAGATAGATTTGGTGATTTCTATTTGATACCGGAAGGTGGAACTAATGAATTAGCAGTAAAAGGATGCAGCGAATTAATCGGAAAAATGGATTTACATTTTGATTATATCTGCTGTCCTTGCGGAACTGGCGGAACACTGGCTGGATTAGTTTCAGGATTAAATGGAAAAAAATATGCTCTTGGATTTTCTGTGTTAAAAGGAGCCTCTTTTCTAAAAGATAATGTAAGGAATTTATTAAATAATGCTGGTTATGATTTATTAACAAATTGGAATATAAACCTTGATTATCATTTTGGTGGCTATGCAAAAGTGAGTAAGGAATTGATTGAATTTATAAATACGTTCTATTCTAACACAAAAATTCCAATTGAACCAATCTATACAGGCAAAATGATTTACGGCATTTACGACCTGATTTCAAAAGGATTTTTTGAACACGGAACCCGAATTATCGCCGTTCATACAGGCGGTTTGCAAGGATTAAGTGGATTGCAATCAAAAATTAAAAAAGGAACTTTATATGAATTAGATTTTTTGAGACAATATCAATAA
- a CDS encoding PAS domain S-box protein, whose product MEKIKILIVEDEQIVSKFMEKQLTDAGYLIADAVSTGEKAIAKVSTLKPDIVLMDIKIMGSMDGIETADQIRKEYHIPVIFLTSLSDDDSFQRAKKAEPFGYLLKPIEIKELNRAVEMALYKHKIYRELFDTRQRFQIAAEAARTRVWELWVDDNNKLILDTELSPLLGYANEEITEMQNNRQKLVYEEDRNLVTKTIQNCFNGISEKFEIEHRIYDKNKNIAWILLRGVLVQPENSKPKRIIGSATDITDRKNYEDALRKSEEKFRKIFENSGIGLATLSLDGHFTKVNNSFCEILDYTELELVGMNFRNITHPGDIEKSIEITNELLKNEMIEGKSIEKRYLHKNGETVWALTTISLIRDLNNKPQFFIAQVQDMTQRKKFEEQLIKYTEELKLLNASKDKFFSIISHDLRSPFNSLLGLTEYISQSYDEMTPQDIKSSISSIYNSSRQVYALILNLLEWSMIQAGRIKVDKSIINLKELGNEIKNLYGAATKQKKLELTININEEIFIYADKYMIDTIIRNFVSNSIKFTNPGGKIIVKGIINGDNAEVSVTDTGIGISIENQKNLFRIDEQFRRDGTANEKGTGLGLILCKEFIEKNNGILWVESKEGKGSRFSFTVPRHSGKFKHLE is encoded by the coding sequence ATGGAAAAAATTAAAATATTAATTGTTGAAGACGAGCAGATAGTCTCTAAATTCATGGAAAAACAACTAACAGATGCGGGATATCTTATTGCAGATGCAGTTTCAACCGGAGAGAAAGCAATTGCAAAAGTTTCAACTCTAAAACCTGATATAGTCCTGATGGATATAAAAATAATGGGTTCAATGGATGGGATTGAAACTGCCGACCAAATCAGAAAGGAATACCACATCCCTGTCATTTTTCTTACGTCTCTTTCAGATGATGATTCCTTTCAGCGTGCGAAGAAAGCAGAACCATTTGGGTATCTTCTTAAACCGATAGAAATTAAAGAATTAAACCGTGCAGTTGAAATGGCACTCTATAAACATAAAATTTACAGGGAGTTATTTGATACACGACAGCGATTCCAAATCGCTGCTGAAGCTGCAAGAACAAGAGTTTGGGAATTATGGGTTGATGATAATAATAAATTGATACTCGATACTGAATTGTCACCACTTTTAGGCTATGCGAATGAAGAGATCACAGAGATGCAAAACAATAGGCAGAAACTTGTTTATGAAGAAGACAGAAATCTGGTAACAAAAACCATCCAGAATTGTTTTAATGGAATTTCAGAAAAATTCGAAATTGAACATCGAATCTATGATAAAAACAAAAATATTGCCTGGATTCTGCTTCGGGGCGTACTAGTTCAACCAGAGAATAGTAAACCGAAACGGATTATTGGCTCTGCAACGGATATCACTGACCGAAAAAATTATGAAGATGCTCTCAGGAAAAGTGAGGAGAAATTTCGTAAAATATTTGAAAATTCAGGGATTGGTTTAGCTACACTTTCACTGGATGGTCATTTCACTAAAGTAAATAATTCGTTTTGTGAAATTCTTGACTACACAGAACTCGAGTTAGTCGGTATGAATTTTAGAAATATTACTCACCCGGGCGATATTGAAAAATCAATTGAGATCACAAATGAACTTCTAAAAAATGAAATGATCGAAGGCAAATCTATTGAGAAGAGATATCTTCATAAAAACGGCGAAACTGTGTGGGCTCTTACAACTATTTCATTAATCAGAGATTTAAATAATAAACCTCAGTTTTTTATAGCGCAGGTTCAGGATATGACACAACGCAAAAAATTTGAGGAACAATTAATAAAGTACACTGAAGAGTTGAAATTATTAAATGCTTCGAAAGATAAATTTTTCTCTATCATTTCTCACGACCTCAGAAGTCCGTTTAATTCTTTACTCGGGCTGACTGAATATATCAGTCAATCTTATGACGAGATGACACCACAGGATATTAAAAGTTCTATATCATCAATTTATAATTCATCCAGGCAAGTGTATGCACTCATTCTTAATTTGCTTGAATGGTCGATGATTCAAGCGGGAAGGATTAAAGTTGATAAGAGCATAATAAATCTGAAAGAATTAGGAAACGAAATTAAAAATTTGTACGGAGCAGCTACCAAACAGAAAAAGTTAGAACTAACCATTAACATAAATGAAGAGATATTTATTTACGCAGATAAATATATGATAGATACTATCATCCGGAATTTTGTTTCCAACAGTATCAAGTTCACAAACCCCGGTGGGAAAATTATTGTTAAAGGAATTATTAATGGAGATAATGCTGAAGTTTCTGTAACTGATACTGGAATCGGAATAAGCATTGAAAACCAGAAAAATCTGTTCCGGATTGATGAACAATTCCGCAGAGATGGAACAGCAAATGAAAAAGGAACCGGACTTGGATTAATTTTGTGTAAAGAATTTATTGAAAAAAATAATGGCATTCTCTGGGTAGAAAGTAAAGAAGGCAAAGGCAGCAGATTTTCTTTCACCGTACCCAGGCATAGTGGAAAATTTAAACACCTTGAATAA
- a CDS encoding MFS transporter: protein MSDLLIVFIGLAIIFYIFFVLGTSRTAIIKGLNGLLWFLFSLLLPPIAFTAVLIAAPKQTKTKEEFNFAENIIMDLTQPFVDLAHTSRALLGVNLSYVLEGLTYFGVVGLLAIFFNNFIGLNDIDAGRMVGVLTAGITIAMLFLGATVDWIGLRKSLLIALSLMLVGRIFLTISPDMGVPGLWGSAHIYSMIGIFGIILGYGIYQPACYAGVKILTNEKTAAMGYAMLYALMNLGGYLPGLISPPVRHSYGITGVFWVYVALTVVGIGIVYFIITKNAMEKALKEVNQDSAGIQKEPEKDEMADKSRKEKIAYYIKNFPLKDLRFLYFVFILIFVQTLFAHNWLTIPQYTSRAFQGQTYFGIPNFIEDNFEFFVNLNPILIFILTPMVTALTSKKNTYNMMIIGTFVMASPTFILAIGPNLYTLLAYITLMTIGEAMWQPRFLQWVAEIAPKNMTGIYMGIGQFPWFLTKVITSIYSGWFLMNYCPADTLPSQMNTETMWLIYGFIAIVSPVGLLLAKGWMQKGFKVKHQDSK, encoded by the coding sequence ATGAGTGATTTGCTAATTGTCTTTATCGGTCTTGCAATAATTTTCTACATCTTCTTTGTCCTTGGAACTTCGAGAACTGCCATTATAAAAGGACTTAACGGATTACTTTGGTTTCTCTTCTCACTTCTGCTTCCACCAATCGCTTTCACTGCCGTTTTGATAGCAGCACCAAAACAAACTAAGACAAAAGAAGAATTCAATTTTGCAGAAAATATTATTATGGATTTGACTCAACCGTTTGTTGATCTTGCCCATACCTCGCGTGCGCTTCTCGGTGTTAATCTTTCTTATGTACTGGAAGGTTTGACATATTTTGGTGTTGTTGGACTGCTTGCAATCTTTTTTAATAACTTTATTGGTTTGAATGATATAGATGCCGGAAGAATGGTTGGAGTTCTCACTGCAGGAATAACAATTGCAATGTTGTTTTTAGGGGCTACTGTTGACTGGATTGGATTACGGAAATCTCTACTCATTGCGCTCAGCCTTATGTTAGTTGGTCGAATCTTCCTCACTATATCGCCTGATATGGGTGTCCCTGGACTTTGGGGCTCTGCACATATTTATTCAATGATTGGAATTTTTGGAATAATTCTGGGCTACGGTATCTATCAACCAGCCTGCTATGCTGGAGTTAAAATACTTACTAATGAAAAAACTGCTGCGATGGGTTACGCAATGCTTTATGCATTAATGAATCTTGGTGGTTATTTACCAGGATTAATTTCACCTCCTGTAAGACACTCTTATGGGATTACAGGTGTCTTCTGGGTATATGTTGCGCTTACAGTCGTTGGAATTGGAATCGTTTATTTTATCATCACTAAAAATGCAATGGAAAAAGCGTTAAAAGAAGTAAACCAGGATTCGGCAGGAATTCAGAAGGAACCAGAAAAAGATGAAATGGCTGATAAAAGTAGAAAAGAAAAAATAGCATATTACATTAAGAATTTTCCGTTAAAAGATTTACGATTTCTTTACTTCGTTTTCATTTTAATTTTTGTGCAAACGCTTTTTGCTCACAACTGGTTAACAATTCCGCAATACACAAGTCGTGCTTTTCAAGGACAAACTTACTTTGGAATTCCAAACTTCATCGAAGACAATTTTGAATTCTTTGTAAACCTTAACCCGATACTAATTTTTATACTGACTCCGATGGTAACTGCATTGACTTCAAAGAAAAATACGTACAATATGATGATTATCGGAACATTTGTAATGGCATCACCAACATTTATTCTTGCTATTGGACCGAATCTGTACACTTTACTTGCCTACATTACTTTGATGACTATTGGTGAAGCAATGTGGCAGCCAAGATTTCTGCAATGGGTAGCTGAAATTGCTCCAAAAAATATGACGGGAATTTACATGGGGATTGGTCAGTTTCCCTGGTTTTTAACAAAAGTGATAACCAGTATTTACTCAGGATGGTTTTTAATGAATTACTGTCCGGCAGATACATTACCTTCTCAGATGAATACTGAAACGATGTGGCTCATATACGGATTCATCGCTATCGTTTCACCTGTTGGTTTGCTGCTCGCAAAAGGATGGATGCAAAAAGGATTTAAAGTAAAACACCAGGACAGCAAATAA
- a CDS encoding trypsin-like peptidase domain-containing protein, producing the protein MIKRSHDKIILLSIILFVCSFHCCSTVSYKEIYPILADGKYDSEFPYKGASNELREISSTVHRINSSVIYKTYTFDSNSNLTLKNLKSIDLQEVAISEGYADQTNSGTGTIIYFNEGKVAILTCAHVVDFPDTVISFIPNSGGELSDKIQVIFIKERQNIYVVGFPEGGEFELIVSDKKMDIAIIGKDYKILSDLKFPVFNYPFGKSKELDWGSFVYIFGYPINNQMITKAIVSNPNKDEFGSFLVDAVVNNGMSGGVVLAIRDGVPNFELVGIIQWVPEEEENILVPKPLKNNERYSPIVPYSGDEYVKRFSSIRYGIARVISAERISTFITDHKTRLSNKKYYLDRFWN; encoded by the coding sequence ATGATAAAAAGATCACACGATAAAATAATATTATTGTCAATAATTCTTTTTGTTTGTTCATTCCACTGCTGTTCGACTGTGAGTTATAAAGAAATTTACCCGATTCTTGCAGATGGGAAATATGACAGCGAATTCCCATACAAAGGCGCATCAAATGAATTGAGAGAAATAAGTTCTACAGTTCACAGAATTAATAGCAGTGTGATATATAAAACTTATACATTCGACAGTAATTCAAATCTAACTCTCAAAAATTTAAAAAGCATTGACCTGCAGGAAGTTGCAATTAGTGAAGGTTATGCAGATCAAACAAATTCAGGTACCGGAACTATAATTTATTTTAATGAGGGAAAAGTAGCTATTCTCACCTGTGCTCACGTTGTTGATTTTCCTGATACAGTAATCTCATTCATACCAAATTCTGGTGGTGAATTATCGGATAAAATCCAGGTCATCTTTATAAAAGAAAGACAAAATATTTATGTCGTTGGTTTCCCTGAAGGCGGTGAGTTTGAATTAATTGTCTCAGATAAAAAAATGGATATCGCAATCATAGGCAAAGATTACAAAATACTTTCTGATTTAAAATTTCCTGTATTTAATTATCCTTTTGGAAAAAGTAAAGAGTTGGATTGGGGATCGTTTGTTTACATTTTTGGATATCCAATCAATAACCAGATGATAACAAAAGCAATCGTAAGTAATCCAAACAAAGATGAGTTTGGTTCATTCCTTGTTGACGCTGTAGTTAACAATGGGATGAGCGGCGGAGTTGTGCTTGCTATCAGAGATGGCGTTCCCAATTTTGAATTAGTCGGAATCATTCAATGGGTTCCTGAGGAAGAGGAAAATATTCTTGTTCCCAAACCTTTAAAAAATAATGAGCGTTACAGTCCTATCGTTCCATATTCAGGCGATGAATATGTAAAAAGATTTTCTTCAATCAGGTATGGTATTGCAAGGGTAATTTCTGCTGAGAGAATCAGTACATTTATCACAGATCACAAAACCAGGTTAAGCAATAAAAAATATTATCTGGATAGATTTTGGAATTGA